The following proteins come from a genomic window of Triticum aestivum cultivar Chinese Spring chromosome 6A, IWGSC CS RefSeq v2.1, whole genome shotgun sequence:
- the LOC123129653 gene encoding protein FAR1-RELATED SEQUENCE 5, producing the protein MSANNNLPSAGTNAHSAGTNASTGAGSLGEQTISEPATPESAGIDADMEGSNMEAYSTPKQPLQGTKFDTLESARDHYSIYARRTGFAIRQQFKKERVDGTISRVLIVCTKYGKRRKDRDELQDVENPASIVKKRKKKKVVRTECQAHMYLTHDDAWWTVARFEDNHNHPLIKKTSLTKFLSSHRYIPKEEQDFLRVLHGCNIETARQMQLMSWFYGSAQDVPYMTQDIANQRAKFRLEHRHKDVGSTIAYFQEMRAKDSYFYWRIKLDDEDRVENLFWIDGASRRAYAKYNDCLSFDTTYMTNMYKMPCAPFIGINNHGQSIQFGCGFIRNELKENFVWLFNTFLHAMGGVAPKNIITDQDFAMRSAIDEVFLNIIHRNCRWHIMKKAQEKLGKLMADDKPLNKAFKDCVDNSLTEEEFENKWWAMMDVYGQTDNEHFHWLWENRKCWAPVYYMKHFFPFLQTTARSEGFNAVLKKYVNPNNSLIEFTTQYTSIQEKVMVAVAKEQVDTIYKEADMYSLNPIELQMRGIYTQNLFSKFQVEMKLKTAYRCDTLQDGTFRMWSLRGILPKYGDRDYHVQANKDEGVYSCTCCKFHRDGLLCAHILRVLEQIGVYEIPRRYILDRWTWDPEEDLVEPDYQQPTVKKGMTEEGKNIMRYTSILNDFKEQAKDACTTDEGMALARKHVDAFRDDMDALKKRQLKKARKEKDEGKEAQMISSPPWTRATEGVPVAHQGSIPVMHVSGNIFQFQGSHTEGSQSSNTRVVLDPAKSTTKGRPKEKRFQHPFDIAKPKKRGNVEYAGQQNMINANVPHPSRTEKLEVQKLRWALKCKLSILLINFTHFIV; encoded by the exons ATGAGCGCAAACAACAACTTGCCCAGTGCTGGAACAAATGCACATAGTGCTGGAACAaatgcaagcacaggagctgggagCCTTGGAGAGCAGACAATAAGCGAACCAGCAACTCCAGAATCTGCTGGGATCGACGCTGATATGGAAGGCAGCAACATGGAGGCATATTCCACACCTAAGCAACCTTTACAAGGGACAAAATTTGACACACTGGAGAGCGCACGTGACCACTACAGCATCTATGCGCGCAGGACTGGCTTTGCAATTAGGCAGCAATTCAAGAAAGAGAGGGTGGATGGAACTATAAGCAGGGTGCTCATAGTTTGTACAAAATATGGCAAACGACGCAAGGACAGGGATGAGCTGCAAGATGTGGAAAACCCAGCCAGCATTgtgaagaagaggaaaaaaaagaaagttGTTAGGACTGAATGCCAAGCACACATGTACCTAACCCACGATGATGCATGGTGGACTGTTGCCCGTTTCGAGGACAACCACAATCACCCCCTGATCAAAAAAACGTCCCTAACAAAATTCTTATCATCACATCGGTACATTCCGAAGGAGGAGCAGGACTTCTTGAGGGTTCTGCACGGATGCAACATTGAGACTGCGAGGCAGATGCAGCTGATGTCATGGTTCTACGGAAGCGCTCAAGACGTACCTTACATGACACAAGACATTGCTAATCAACGAGCTAAATTCCGCTTAGAGCACCGCCACAAGGACGTTGGGAGCACAATTGCGTACTTCCAAGAGATGAGGGCCAAAGACTCatatttctactggagaatcaaacTTGATGATGAGGACAGGGTTGAAAACTTGTTCTGGATAGATGGTGCATCACGCAGGGCATATGCAAAGTATAATGACTGTTTGTCGTTCGACACAACATACATGACAAACATGTACAAGATGCCGTGTGCACCATTCATTGGAATTAATAACCATGGTCAATCCATCCAGTTTGGGTGTGGCTTCATTCGAAACGAACTAAAGGAGAACTTTGTGTGGCTCTTTAACACATTCCTCCATGCAATGGGTGGTGTTGCCCCAAAAAACATCATCACAGACCAGGACTTTGCAATGAGGAGTGCAATCGACGAGGTCTTCTTGAACATTATACACAGAAATTGCCGCTGGCATATAATGAAGAAGGCACAGGAAAAACTTGGAAAGCTTATGGCTGATGATAAACCACTAAACAAAGCATTCAAAGACTGTGTCGACAACAGCTTGACTG AGGAAGAGTTTGAAAACAAATGGTGGGCAATGATGGATGTATATGGCCAGACCGACAACGAACATTTTCACTGGCTGTGGGAAAACAGGAAATGTTGGGCCCCGGTGTACTACATGAAGCATTTTTTTCCGTTCTTGCAGACAACTGCAAGGAGCGAGGGATTCAATGCTGTGCTCAAGAAGTACGTGAACCCCAACAACTCATTGATTGAATTCACAACACAATACACTTCAATACAGGAGAAAGTAATGGTGGCTGTGGCGAAAGAGCAAGTGGACACAATTTACAAAGAGGCAGACATGTATTCATTGAACCCAATCGAGTTGCAGATGCGAGGGATATACACACAAAATCTGTTCTCCAAGTTCCAGGTAGAGATGAAGCTAAAGACTGCTTACCGATGCGACACTTTGCAAGATGGAACATTCAGGATGTGGTCGCTCCGAGGCATACTACCAAAATATGGGGATAGGGACTACCATGTGCAAGCAAACAAGGATGAAGGGGTATACTCATGCACTTGCTGCAAGTTCCATCGCGATGGGCTGTTGTGCGCACACATACTACGAGTATTGGAACAGATTGGAGTCTACGAGATACCAAGGAGGTATATCCTAGATAGGTGGACATGGGACCCAGAGGAGGATCTTGTTGAGCCTGATTACCAACAGCCAACAGTTAAGAAGGGTATGACAGAGGAAGGAAAAAATATCATGAGATATACATCTATTCTGAATGATTTCAAGGAACAAGCAAAAGACGCTTGCACTACTGATGAAGGGATGGCATTGGCAAGGAAACACGTTGATGCTTTCAGAGATGACATGGATGCGCTAAAAAAGAGGCAACTAAAGAAAGCAAGAAAGGAAAAAGATGAGGGAAAGGAAGCACAAATGATTTCTTCACCACCATGGACTAGGGCCACTGAAGGGGTCCCAGTAGCGCATCAAGGAAGCATTCCTGTCATGCATGTGTCTGGCAATATTTTTCAGTTCCAGGGCTCACATACAGAGGGATCCCAATCATCAAACACAAGAGTGGTACTAGACCCAGCAAAGTCTACTACGAAAGGGCGTCCAAAAGAGAAAAGATTCCAGCACCCATTTGACATTGCAAAACCAAAAAAAAGAGGAAATGTAGAGTATGCGGGTCAACAAAACATGATAAACGCAAATGTACCTCACCCATCCCGCACTGAGAAACTTGAAGTGCAAAAACTTAGATGGGCATTGAAGTGCAAGTTATCGATTTTACTTATCAATTTTACCCATTTTATTGTGTAA